From the genome of Cytophagales bacterium WSM2-2:
ATCAGAAGCATTCGAAAGCACGGAAGCGGTGATTATTTACAACGAAGCGGAAAGTTTGAAATGACGATCCAGCTTGACATCCATTAGCAATCAGGAATTTTCTTTTACGTATTTCAATGATGCTTTCGCAAATTTCTCCCAACTCGATGAATAAGTGCCTGGAACCTGAACCCATTCCTTCATCGGGCGTTTCTTGCCGGATGGATCAAATAGTTTAGCTCCTTTCAGGCCGAGTGCTTCTTCATGTTCGTCCTCCGTGAGTTTGAACACCATTTCGTTTTGAAAGAAACAAATGAAAGCCTTCCCATTGATTTTAAAGCAGGGCTTACCAAACAACTGTCCCTGCTCAGCTCCTTTAATTTTTTCGCCTGTCGTAATGAATTTTTTTTCTTCAGCAGTCATCCTGCAAGCTATCGATTTTCAGAAAAAAACTGATGAGTACTGACTAAACCTGATGATCTTCCCAAATCACAGAGCTAATCTTCCAAACCTGTTTGGATTTAACGAATTGAAACAATTTAGTCCCGTTTTGTTTGAATGGAACACCGTTTTGCTGACCGCTCTTTTGATATGCTGAAAACCGCTGCGCAAGACCCCCGGTAATTTTTGTCTCCTCATGTGTTTCCCGTTCCGTAAAGTTCGTTAACGATCCATCAGTAAGGATTTTTTTTCGTGGTTCGACAAAGGTTTGCAAATTGTATATTTCCTCCTGTGCTCCGGATTTTTTAATGATCATGACTTCCGGTAAGCATAACTCATTCAGGATTTGAAGATCAGGTTTCCTGGAATCAATATTGGAAAAGGCTGCGAAGAAAGACGTTACGAGAACATCGATCAGGCATTTGTCAATTGATATGGAATAGAGAAACAGTTGCTCATTATCAGCTTCAATTTCACGATCAAACCGAAAGCCCAATTTCTTTAAGAGGGCAATTGAATCAATATTATCCTTAACCGTGGTGGCCAAAATATTTGGATAAGGATAATCTTTAATTGAATGGCGAAGGAATGCAACAGCAGCCTCACGTGCATATCCTTGCCGGGTGTGGTTCGGTAGGAAAGCAAACCCGAGATCAAAAAATTCCAGGTAGTCTCTCTTAACAAATGAAATTATTCCCAGCGAGTTGCGCTGGTTTTTGGCTTTGACAACCCAATAATCCACATTTGGATTGTGTATCACGCGTTCCACCAGGATTCGCGCATCTTCATTTGATTTCACATTGCGATCCCCAATAAACCTGATCCACCCGGGCGTATTCACCAGTTCAAAAATAAAATCAACATCACTTAGTGAAACCTTGTTCAACAAAAGTCTCTCCGATGAAATTTCTGAATTCATATACAGCCAAATGTAAGAGACGGTCTTCTGGAATTGCATAAAACATGGGATGAGCGGTAATCCCACCGAATTGGAGAGTTTGTATCTTAGCTTTATGGCGGTCAATGAGAAATTAGCGCAGCGTGTCCGCGATGCCCTTGCGGAAGTTCCCAAAGTGGCGGAGAAAAAAATGTTTCGCGGTGTTACTTTTATGGTCAACGGGAAAATGTGCGTCAGTGTGAGTGATGAAGAAATCATGTGTCGCATCGACCCGGAGGTCTTTGAGAGTGCATTAGAACGAAATGGCTGCCGGCCCATGATCCATGGAGGCAGAACGATGACCGGGTTTGTTTACGTTCATGAATCGACCATCAGCCGAAAAAAAGATTTTGACTATTGGATCGAATTGTCGTTGGCATTCAACAAAAAGGCAAAGGCTTCGAAAAGAAAAAAAAGAAATAACTAAAAAAATAAAAAGAAAATGAAAAACCGAATTGTGTTCCGTCTTATTATCTTGATTATTCTCTTCCTACCGGGCTTCAAAATTTCCGCACAAACATTTACCGACAACTCAAAGCGTTTCGTCAGCTATCAGCAGGAATCTTTTGCTGTTACAAATGCGATTTTAATTGATGGAAAAGGGGCCGCACCCCAATCTGCAATGACCATCATTGTAAAAAATGGAAAGATCACTGACGTTGGACCCTCGGATAAAACAACAGTTCCTTCAGGGATGCAGATCATTGACGCTAAAGGAAAATCAGTAATCCCCGGCTTTGTAATGCTTCATGAGCATATTTTCTACACCAAGCTTTTTGAAAATGAATTCAACGTAGTCAATATGACCAATACGTTTCCTCGAATGTACCTGGCAGGGGGAGTTACCACCATGCGCACGGCAGGAAGTGTTTCGCCACATACGGACCTGAATATTAACCGGATGATTAAGGACGGAAAAATGGTGGGTCCAAAAATGGATGTCACTGGACCGTTCATCGAACGAGTTTCAACTACGAGTATTCCACAACTACCCATCCTTGCCAATGACCAGCAACCGGGAGCCACCATCGACTATTGGGCTGATCAGGGGAGCACCTCTTTCAAAGTTTATATGCACATCACCAAAAGTGACTTGAAGCAGGTCGTGGATCGGGCACATGCGCACACCATGAAAGTAACGGGGCATCTTTGTTCAGTAACTTACAATGAGGCCAGTGAAATCGGTATCGATAACCTGGAGCATGGCTTCATGGCCAGTAGCGATTTCGTTTCTGGCAAACAAAGCGACATCTGCGATGCTTTCAAGCAACGTTCCAGTTTGATGGCCCTTAATAAAGACGATGAACGGATGACCACGCTCATGAAGACACTGATTCAACGTGGAGTGAGCATTACAACAACGCCTGCTGTGTTTGCACCTTCTACAGATTATGAAATGGTATTGGGTGGTGGCGAAGCGGCTCTCCATCCTGACTTATTAAAAGATCTGAAAGCCCGCTACGACAGAAGCGTGGGAAGGGATTCTTCACAGAAGAAGCTTTTCGAAAAGGAACTATACTGGATCAAGAAATTTTATGACATGGGCGGAAAGCTTGTGGTCGGAACTGATCCGACCGGATCGGGCCGGACAATCGCTGGGTACTCTAACCTGTGGTCACTTGAAATTCTGGTGAAAGCAGGATTCAGTTTGCCACAAGCTGTCATGCTGTGTACCCTTAAAGGAGCCGAATACCTCAAGCGCGACAAAGAAGTAGGGAGCATCGAAAAAGGAAAAGCTGCAGATTTTATTTTGATCGATGGCGATCTGACAGCAAACGTTAATAATATCCGAAAAATACAATGGGTATTTAAGGATGGAATCGGTTACGACTCCAAAACGATTTTCGAATCCGTCAAAGGGAAAGTCGGGTTATACTGATCAAAGCCTCGGAATCTATTTCCGTAATTTTATTTAATTGTCAGATAGGTCGCTTCCACCAGGGGCGACCTTTTGCTTTGGTAATGTTGAAGCATAAAGGAATTTCAACCTATCGTCCGTTTGGTTAGCCTGTCGAATTTAGAATTTACCGACCATGCATGAATAATCAAGACCGCAAACTTTTTTAACTTCGTAGCATGAATCGCATTGACAGGCTCACAGCTATTCTCATTCACTTGCAAACCAAACGCGTGGTGAAGGCGGAAGAAATTGCCTCGCGATTTAGCATGAGCCTGCGAACCGTTTATCGCGATGTGAAAGCATTGATGGAAGCAGGTGTTCCCATTGGTTCAGAAGCAGGTAAAGGTTATTTTATTGTAGATGGCTATCACCTGCCGCCTGTCATGTTCACCCAGGACGAAGCTAACTCAATGCTTCTGGCTGGCAAGCTTGTCGATAAAATGGCTGACAAGTCTGTGCGCATCGCATTTGATTCTGCTCTTCATAAAATTAAGGCAGTCCTGAGCGATCCTGAGAAAGACCATTTGGAAAGCCTTGACTCCAACATCCAGGTATTCTTACGCTCCCGTTATGAGCATCGGGAGAAAAGTGATTTCCCTGATGATTTCCTCACGGAAATTCAGCGCGGCATTGCCCAGCACCATGTGCTCTGTATCGACTATGTGAATATCGAGGATCAGCTTACCCAGCGCCAGATTGAGCCCATCGGGATTTTCTACTACAGCATGGCCTGGCATTTAATTGCCTGGTGTCGGCTCAGGAATGGTTACCGCAATTTCAGAGCTGACCGCATTAAATTGCTACGAAATACAGGTGAAGCATTTGAAAAACGTAGCGAAATTTCTCTTCAGGAATACTTCCGGACAATGTATCAGTCCGATCAAAATCTCATCCGGGTGGTTGTCACATTTGAAAAATCAGCTCTGCGCGGCAGGCCTCTATACGGAAGCATGTCGCAGGAAGATCTGGGTACAAAAATCCGCTCTGAATTCATGATGGACAGCATCGATTATATGGCTCACTGGCTGTTGATGTTCGGCCCTAAAGTGGAAGTGGAGCAACCAGAAGAGCTAAAAATTAAAATGGCTGAAATCACCGAAGCCTTGTACAAGCATCACGCATTGGCAGCCAGCCCTGTTGCCTAGTCCCATCTTTTGAGTGACTGCTGACATACTGTTGTCAGTGGTTCCTGAAAAAAAGTAAAAATATATTTTTCCTGTTGCCATAGGGCTGACATAGGTCAATCGTTGATTAGCATAAAATTTAAACGACCTGACCATGAACACAGCACCAGAAGTAAAAGAAGTAAAGCCAGTTAGTTTCCTGTTTTACAGAACCGAGACCACAGTAAATGAATTAATCAACCTTATCCCGGTCAGTCAGGAAATCATCCGTGAAGCCGTTGAACGCAAACTGCCGATCACGGGTGCTGTACACTGGCACTACTTCGGCTTTGATGGTGACCTGACCAAGAAATTTACAGTAGAAGTTGCCGTGCCGGTAGGCAAGGTTCTGAGTGACTACGATGGAAAGTTTCATTTCAAAAGGACTAATCCCTTCAGATGCGTTCAGCTTACACACGAAGGGCCATGGCTGGAGTTGCCTAACAGTTATGGTTCCATTATGAAATTTATTGCCGACAACAAGCTTACTCCGTCATCCGCTATTCGTGAAGTCTATGTTAACTCAGATTTTGAAAACCCTGAAGCGAATGTTACCGAAATACAATTTGGAATACAGTAAAAGTCATCGGTTTGATTGGGTATTCCTTCTTACAGGAATCCTCGTTGCCGGGCTCGCCCTTTACTTAATAATTATACAATATGGAAGTATTGGTATTTAAAACGTCTGTAGAAGATCCGATAAGTGTTCGTGCACTGAAGCCCGAACTTGACCGGTTGGTTGGCAAAGGTCAGTGGAATTTCGACCTCTCTGATTGTGACCGGATTCTCCGCATCGCTTCCGGAAGCGTGAGGCCGGAGTCAGCCATCAAGCTGCTCGACTACTTTGGATTTGCCTGCGCTGAACTTGAAGACTGATGAGAAAGGTAATCCTCAGTGTAGCCGTGAGCCTGGACGGTTTTATTGAAGGCCCACAAGGTGAGTACGACTGGTGTCCTCCTCCTTTCAAAAAGGAGATGGATGCTTTCATGCAAAGTATTGATGCAATATTCTTTGGGAGAAAAAGTTTTGAGCTTGCCGGAACCTCGATGTTTCCCGGAAAGAAATACTACGTTTTCTCAAATACCATGAAAACTGCAAAAGGTAAGGACATTCAAATTGTCAATGGCGATATAGTGAAGTTCGTTCATGCAATCAAAAAAACAGAAGGAAAAGATATTTGGCTTTTTGGCGGAGCCAGCCTCACCTCCACTTTCATCAATCACGAACTGGTTGATGAAATGTGGTTAGGTGTTGTACCGATCGTGCTAGGAAAGGGGAAGCCGCTATTTGAAAATATTGATGGCAGAAAGCTCTTCAAAACCGAAGAGGCCACTGTCTCGAAAGGATATTTTTCGTTAAGACTTAAAAAATAATTTACAATCTAAAACACTTGTTATGACTGACATCGTTTGCCGCGTAAGCATTGAAATCAATGCTCCTGTTTCGAAAGTCTGGAAAGCACTTA
Proteins encoded in this window:
- the yyaP gene encoding hypothetical protein; the protein is MRKVILSVAVSLDGFIEGPQGEYDWCPPPFKKEMDAFMQSIDAIFFGRKSFELAGTSMFPGKKYYVFSNTMKTAKGKDIQIVNGDIVKFVHAIKKTEGKDIWLFGGASLTSTFINHELVDEMWLGVVPIVLGKGKPLFENIDGRKLFKTEEATVSKGYFSLRLKK